A genomic region of Nitrosomonas ureae contains the following coding sequences:
- a CDS encoding type II toxin-antitoxin system VapC family toxin gives MIVLDTNVISEPMKPNGNPAVQAWLDRQTAETLYLTATSLSELLVGIEILPDGKRKEGLDAALRKLMERLFGGRILSFDQQAAIAYAPIVGRARTNGRLISVADGQIAAIAIVHGFTIATRDTAPFVASGVPVINPWEE, from the coding sequence ATGATCGTTCTGGATACGAATGTCATATCCGAGCCAATGAAACCCAACGGCAATCCCGCCGTTCAAGCTTGGCTTGATCGGCAAACAGCCGAGACACTGTATCTGACAGCAACAAGCCTTTCCGAATTGCTTGTCGGCATTGAAATCCTTCCAGATGGAAAGCGTAAAGAAGGACTTGATGCCGCATTAAGGAAACTGATGGAGAGGCTGTTTGGGGGGCGCATACTATCATTCGATCAACAGGCTGCGATAGCATATGCGCCCATAGTAGGTCGAGCTAGGACTAATGGTCGCCTCATCTCTGTGGCAGACGGTCAGATTGCCGCAATCGCGATCGTACATGGATTCACCATAGCGACGCGAGATACTGCGCCTTTTGTCGCTTCCGGAGTGCCCGTCATCAATCCTTGGGAAGAATGA
- a CDS encoding DUF927 domain-containing protein: MVQITYIKQVASAALGSIDAILSHWLPGGRREGDEYLPLNPKRSDSQPGSFSINLHTGKWSDFATGDKGLDLVSLVAYLESESQSKAAGRLAAFLGIEPEQINPPKRAGSNSKLSGNSKPSLSKKESNATTVPPDGNGDGWQCVMPVPNDAPKPPAAHPRHGKPTKRYPYHDKDGCINFYHDRYDKPEGEKKQFSPLTLWEKDGKHKWRFTAPPGLRPLYGLPGLLQYPDADCWFVEGEKAAEALQKLLPDHPLLCWQGGSQAVSKSDYAPLAGRDCVIFPDNDLAGKKAANDLMKQLTAAGAHSVRVLNTEDLSFNPEWIGEGSNRKPVLAKGEPLAIGDDAADLVERGLEASHFNLLLNREDIFISSDSVNKNPIGQPDEQQEKIPQKSFMLVDDAVLYVEQNKDGTYRRRKVCARLEVLALARDVDSREWGTLVRFSDPDNKVKRLVIPARSFNGDGLDASSRLLSEGLTIAPKARQLVIEYLQTQDTEKRARTTNRTGWHGVNDDLVFVLPDGSIGQSDDEWLFSDNRPDSNLFRQRGTLKQWREHVAALCVGNSRLTFAVSIAFAAPLLHLIEMESGGFHYRGTTSSGKTSALYVAGSVCGSPEYLQRWRSTDNGLESTALSHCDAILTLDELKMIDARIAGESAYMLANGQAKVRANQNGGSRNTAKWRLLFLSAGELSLSQHVAEANKKTPAGAELRMADIPADAGQGLGCFENLHGFDNGHEFAKALGLAVNKYYGTAFPAFIEQVLKNRESLRDSLADARLKFEKATLTNAASGQAQRVAARFAIAGAAGELATDWGITGWQPGEAMQAAITCFKAWLHAFGGEGNKEERTMIEQVRHFLELHGEARFTDIGRAPVDDNHAPRTLNKAGFRDKDAEGNLEYYCYPEVFKAEICKGVDYRAVARLLIGLGYMKGDGKHMQPKVNLPGEGRKRIFHILPTIWGDEND, translated from the coding sequence ATGGTGCAAATAACCTACATTAAACAGGTTGCATCCGCTGCGCTGGGTAGCATCGATGCCATATTAAGTCATTGGCTACCCGGTGGCAGGCGTGAAGGTGACGAATACCTGCCGCTGAACCCCAAAAGATCGGACAGTCAGCCGGGCTCGTTCTCGATCAATCTTCATACCGGCAAATGGTCAGACTTCGCCACCGGTGATAAAGGGCTTGATCTGGTCAGCCTGGTTGCTTATTTGGAAAGTGAATCACAATCTAAAGCAGCCGGGCGGCTGGCCGCATTTCTGGGGATTGAACCGGAACAAATCAACCCGCCAAAACGCGCCGGAAGCAATTCCAAATTATCCGGCAATAGTAAACCATCACTCAGTAAGAAAGAGTCGAACGCTACCACGGTTCCGCCGGATGGTAATGGTGACGGCTGGCAATGTGTAATGCCGGTGCCAAACGATGCACCTAAGCCACCGGCTGCACACCCAAGACACGGTAAACCAACAAAACGCTATCCCTATCATGATAAAGATGGTTGCATTAATTTTTATCATGACCGGTATGACAAACCGGAAGGTGAGAAAAAACAATTCTCACCGTTGACACTTTGGGAGAAAGACGGCAAGCATAAATGGCGGTTCACGGCACCACCAGGCTTACGCCCGCTCTATGGGTTGCCGGGATTGCTGCAATATCCTGATGCTGATTGCTGGTTTGTCGAAGGTGAGAAGGCAGCGGAAGCCCTGCAAAAGCTGCTGCCCGATCATCCGCTACTGTGCTGGCAAGGTGGAAGCCAGGCTGTAAGCAAATCCGATTATGCCCCGCTTGCCGGACGTGATTGCGTGATCTTCCCGGATAACGATCTGGCCGGTAAGAAAGCTGCCAATGATTTAATGAAGCAATTAACGGCTGCGGGTGCGCATTCGGTTCGGGTTTTGAATACTGAAGATTTGTCATTTAATCCGGAATGGATAGGGGAAGGCTCAAACCGTAAGCCGGTATTGGCAAAAGGTGAACCGTTGGCCATCGGTGATGATGCGGCTGATCTGGTTGAACGTGGCTTGGAAGCTTCGCATTTCAATCTGTTGCTGAATCGGGAAGATATTTTTATATCGTCTGATTCCGTTAATAAAAACCCCATCGGCCAGCCTGATGAACAGCAAGAGAAAATTCCTCAAAAAAGTTTCATGCTAGTTGATGATGCCGTTCTATACGTTGAACAAAACAAAGATGGAACGTATCGCCGCCGCAAGGTATGTGCACGGTTGGAAGTGCTGGCATTGGCGCGTGATGTCGATTCCAGGGAATGGGGTACGCTGGTACGTTTTTCCGATCCGGATAATAAAGTCAAGCGATTGGTTATCCCTGCCCGTTCGTTTAATGGCGATGGTTTGGATGCTTCAAGCCGCCTGTTATCCGAAGGATTGACCATTGCGCCCAAAGCCCGGCAATTAGTCATTGAATACTTGCAAACACAAGACACTGAGAAACGCGCCCGGACTACTAACCGTACCGGCTGGCATGGTGTCAATGATGATCTGGTTTTTGTATTGCCGGATGGTTCTATCGGTCAATCCGATGATGAGTGGTTATTCAGCGATAACCGCCCTGATTCCAATCTGTTCCGGCAGCGTGGCACACTGAAGCAATGGCGCGAACATGTAGCCGCCTTGTGCGTAGGGAATAGCCGTTTAACCTTCGCAGTATCGATTGCATTCGCTGCGCCGTTGCTGCATTTGATAGAGATGGAATCAGGTGGCTTTCATTACCGGGGTACCACATCGAGCGGCAAAACCAGTGCGTTATATGTGGCCGGTAGCGTGTGCGGTTCACCGGAGTATTTACAGCGGTGGCGGTCAACGGATAACGGACTGGAAAGCACTGCCCTATCCCACTGTGATGCAATTCTGACATTAGATGAATTGAAAATGATCGATGCCAGAATTGCCGGTGAGTCCGCCTACATGCTGGCCAATGGTCAGGCCAAGGTTAGGGCAAACCAGAATGGGGGCTCACGCAATACGGCCAAGTGGCGGTTGTTGTTTTTATCCGCAGGTGAATTGAGTTTAAGCCAGCATGTGGCGGAAGCAAACAAAAAAACACCCGCCGGGGCTGAGTTACGCATGGCCGATATTCCAGCCGATGCCGGGCAAGGTTTGGGTTGCTTTGAGAATCTGCACGGTTTCGATAACGGCCATGAATTCGCCAAAGCCTTGGGGCTGGCAGTTAATAAATATTATGGTACCGCTTTCCCTGCTTTCATTGAACAGGTGCTCAAGAATCGTGAATCCTTACGTGATTCTTTAGCTGATGCGCGATTGAAGTTTGAAAAAGCGACATTGACCAATGCAGCCAGCGGGCAAGCGCAGCGAGTAGCGGCACGGTTTGCCATTGCCGGTGCTGCGGGTGAATTAGCTACCGATTGGGGCATTACCGGATGGCAGCCAGGGGAAGCAATGCAGGCCGCCATCACCTGCTTTAAGGCATGGCTGCATGCATTCGGTGGTGAAGGCAACAAGGAAGAACGAACGATGATCGAACAGGTGCGGCATTTCCTGGAACTGCATGGGGAAGCCAGGTTTACTGATATAGGACGGGCGCCTGTAGATGATAATCATGCCCCTCGTACTTTGAATAAAGCGGGTTTCCGGGATAAGGATGCTGAGGGTAATCTTGAGTATTACTGCTATCCGGAGGTGTTCAAAGCGGAGATATGCAAGGGTGTTGATTATCGGGCGGTTGCGCGATTGCTGATTGGGTTGGGTTATATGAAGGGCGATGGTAAACACATGCAGCCGAAAGTTAATTTACCGGGTGAAGGTAGAAAGCGTATTTTTCACATACTCCCCACAATCTGGGGTGATGAAAATGATTGA
- the cas1 gene encoding CRISPR-associated endonuclease Cas1: MAYTQLPIEKVRELLRLKFEEKLPHRIIGRTLGIGHVSVCYLSKKFVASGQTWPTQLTDDELQLLLYREKTISRPVRVLPNFEEVKLQLENGGSLRKAWRDYFLQYPDGYSRSRFHELYHLWLDNRLDISYPLQVTSQSSAPTKFKPALKKRKIIPEESDIPESIGEALRNAEGYWHSQIDEKTVLTLAGHGARLTVERDELAINPGTTASTVEDTARRLARGVHGIKAIIIVGYAGYITLDAIEWLAQQNVALYTLDLVGDLCLNLIPATPPHRPFQRRAQYSVNSFLIARSIVVEKLNEAVRVKPELTLLYRRILNDISQMNSLEMLRLAEGRAAQLYWNQWNFELAHYKDFPEHWRAFSNRTSPLTGSGRKAVHPVNAMLNYGYTILAGRIERALVFDGYDPAAGALHVHLDGRASLAWDLIELLRPTLDEQLIGWIQTQKWRKRDFEVNEEGTVYLRQQLARVVVQKSWIADAKIKQVIRWYAKLLMDERKIR, translated from the coding sequence ATGGCATATACACAGTTACCAATAGAAAAAGTTCGAGAATTACTTCGACTCAAATTCGAAGAAAAATTGCCACATCGAATCATCGGACGTACCTTGGGAATCGGGCACGTATCGGTATGTTATCTCTCTAAGAAATTTGTAGCTTCAGGTCAAACATGGCCAACCCAATTAACCGATGACGAACTTCAGCTACTACTCTATCGAGAAAAGACAATTTCTCGACCAGTTCGAGTATTGCCCAACTTTGAAGAAGTCAAGCTCCAATTAGAAAATGGCGGATCATTGCGCAAAGCATGGCGAGATTATTTTTTACAGTATCCGGATGGATATAGTCGTAGTCGATTCCACGAACTTTATCATTTGTGGCTTGATAACAGGCTTGATATAAGTTATCCATTACAGGTTACCTCACAATCAAGTGCACCTACCAAATTCAAACCGGCATTAAAGAAACGAAAAATAATTCCAGAAGAATCTGACATCCCTGAAAGCATAGGCGAAGCATTAAGAAATGCTGAAGGTTATTGGCATAGTCAAATCGACGAAAAAACAGTGCTAACTCTGGCGGGACATGGTGCTCGCCTTACAGTGGAACGAGATGAGCTCGCGATAAACCCGGGCACAACGGCATCGACTGTAGAAGATACGGCCCGTAGACTTGCTCGAGGAGTGCATGGTATCAAAGCTATTATAATCGTGGGTTATGCAGGATATATCACGTTAGACGCCATTGAGTGGCTAGCACAACAGAATGTAGCACTTTATACGTTGGATTTGGTCGGAGATCTGTGCTTGAATTTGATTCCTGCTACTCCTCCCCATCGTCCTTTTCAGAGACGAGCACAATATTCGGTTAATTCATTTTTGATTGCTCGTAGCATCGTCGTCGAAAAACTAAATGAGGCTGTGCGGGTAAAACCTGAATTAACGCTGCTTTATCGTAGGATATTAAATGACATATCGCAGATGAATAGCTTGGAAATGCTTCGTCTGGCTGAAGGGCGAGCGGCTCAATTGTATTGGAATCAATGGAATTTTGAATTAGCTCACTATAAGGATTTTCCGGAGCATTGGCGAGCATTCTCCAATCGAACTTCACCGCTTACGGGATCAGGGCGAAAAGCGGTTCATCCGGTCAATGCAATGCTTAATTACGGATACACAATTTTAGCTGGACGTATTGAGCGGGCATTGGTATTTGATGGTTATGATCCGGCAGCAGGTGCCTTGCATGTGCATTTGGATGGGCGAGCAAGTTTGGCTTGGGATTTAATCGAATTGTTACGTCCAACTTTGGATGAACAGTTGATTGGATGGATACAAACTCAGAAGTGGCGTAAACGGGATTTTGAGGTGAATGAAGAGGGTACGGTTTATCTCAGGCAACAGCTTGCGAGAGTTGTGGTTCAGAAGAGTTGGATTGCTGATGCTAAGATTAAGCAAGTTATTCGATGGTATGCAAAGCTGTTGATGGACGAGAGGAAAATTAGGTAA
- a CDS encoding helix-turn-helix transcriptional regulator: protein MNQTISTPQQQLQPKKHQSTSQLERLLCLAEVEFQTGFKTSFLYQLMKEGKFPKPVKIGTASRWREFEVQQWIHDQINTASSKHPKA, encoded by the coding sequence ATGAATCAAACTATATCCACTCCGCAACAGCAGTTGCAGCCAAAAAAACATCAATCGACATCACAGCTTGAACGGCTCTTATGTCTTGCTGAAGTCGAATTCCAGACCGGTTTTAAAACTAGCTTTCTATATCAGTTAATGAAAGAAGGTAAATTCCCCAAACCAGTAAAGATCGGCACAGCCAGCCGCTGGCGCGAATTTGAGGTGCAGCAATGGATTCATGATCAAATCAACACGGCATCCAGCAAACATCCAAAGGCATAA
- a CDS encoding NACHT domain-containing protein, which produces MESLNKQYIKALCELQEDKFTKDILKPLFESMGYERVDFNGGPFERGRDLIAQRRIPPNKEMFVVYVQSKRVSSIQNTKTAAKLSQLIHQLRQCCTGELIDLTGHKLTPNQVYLACPEQISNRLLDEINSQLQTMPLKILFYDGPQIISDIKIYKPDLLDLLTNFEDKLTLNGDLNLNKELLSALKSKNASQFNEYYCDLSFFVGSLDSNLLLHIDIESKDDNLDVKEESWDLFKRECNEVYEKHNINLIKENTSEIEEKFKIKKINYDSKKNQQTRKLCESLDEKITLHSKLINEGIQALTTSLNDQTTLARQNLSSKELSEREDIVAYLKKISFDDKQEIIKKLNFQEIAIKNPFYSETNKLLSWITERKKLKSQLANKKLRFIEHPCYTVKINSQEIIEKIKFLKKQYIQDIELINENKLKLPELKNFLHETQQTLSLLARLDKDDSFLKNNFLLKMIQTDQDRVSISPHEIFLTGHDFAVYGGAGVGKSTTLKAYATLIASEKNNKNIIYIALNKLVDEFKLLMNKSCEQELLKNNLLIRLILLSKGLSSTPENIERAKKVVSDNSTLILDGLDEVYNTIPNIIIAISQFKINHPKTQLIVSSRDCVSYLNEIDFLGITLLPFTKDQLNRFIRGWLKDSNKAEHLIQSIKNRELFEHIKTPLLATITCSLVEKGVNAPSTENEIYSERLRLLTGEYDLHKNIERQKNTGELLRKCAMKIAYFMHTKGLRSLTKDQMFIGLQLSLSDIYTNELLAECLEELINPCNVIILDHITSKYSFGHFRFQEHLASVELKTNRNIDLSDLVNTDWWRGALGLYSQENDISYLIEDTYRKHGSVRKAEFTLKHMINNSPKQRRNGLLKLLQDYIKSDDMDLTFLNEIQDYVYPHLIDRY; this is translated from the coding sequence ATGGAATCTTTAAATAAACAATATATTAAAGCGCTGTGTGAATTGCAGGAAGATAAATTTACGAAAGATATATTGAAACCATTGTTTGAATCTATGGGTTATGAAAGGGTTGACTTCAATGGAGGCCCATTTGAACGAGGTAGAGACTTAATCGCTCAAAGAAGAATTCCACCAAATAAAGAAATGTTTGTAGTATATGTGCAATCTAAACGTGTTTCATCAATCCAAAACACAAAAACAGCAGCTAAGTTATCACAGCTAATTCATCAACTAAGACAATGTTGTACAGGCGAACTAATTGATTTGACTGGACATAAATTAACTCCAAATCAAGTATATCTAGCTTGTCCAGAACAAATATCCAATAGATTATTAGATGAAATAAATTCACAGCTCCAAACTATGCCTTTAAAAATTTTATTTTATGACGGCCCCCAAATCATTTCGGACATAAAAATCTATAAGCCCGACCTACTTGATTTGCTGACAAATTTTGAAGATAAACTGACTTTAAATGGTGATTTAAATTTAAATAAAGAGCTTCTTTCTGCTCTAAAAAGTAAAAATGCTTCTCAATTTAATGAATATTATTGTGATTTAAGTTTCTTTGTGGGTTCTCTCGACAGCAACTTATTGTTACATATTGATATTGAATCAAAGGACGATAATCTGGACGTTAAGGAAGAAAGTTGGGATTTATTTAAGCGAGAGTGCAATGAAGTATATGAAAAACACAATATTAATTTAATTAAGGAAAATACTAGTGAGATTGAAGAAAAATTTAAAATAAAAAAAATAAATTATGATTCTAAAAAAAATCAACAAACTCGGAAATTATGTGAAAGCTTGGATGAAAAAATAACACTTCATTCAAAGCTTATAAACGAGGGGATTCAGGCTTTAACCACGAGTTTGAATGATCAAACAACACTGGCAAGGCAAAATCTTTCAAGTAAAGAGCTTTCGGAAAGAGAAGATATTGTTGCCTATCTTAAAAAGATATCATTTGACGATAAGCAGGAGATAATAAAAAAACTAAATTTTCAGGAGATTGCAATAAAAAATCCTTTCTATTCAGAAACTAATAAACTATTATCGTGGATAACGGAAAGGAAAAAATTGAAGTCACAGTTAGCAAATAAAAAATTACGTTTCATTGAACATCCATGTTATACGGTAAAGATAAATTCACAAGAGATAATTGAAAAAATAAAATTTTTAAAAAAACAGTATATTCAAGATATAGAGCTGATCAATGAAAACAAACTGAAACTTCCCGAGCTTAAGAATTTTTTGCACGAAACACAGCAAACCTTATCACTCTTAGCAAGATTAGATAAAGATGATTCGTTCTTAAAAAATAACTTTTTATTAAAAATGATTCAAACTGATCAAGATAGAGTTTCAATTTCGCCTCATGAAATATTTCTTACCGGTCATGATTTTGCTGTTTATGGTGGGGCAGGCGTAGGGAAATCAACAACATTAAAAGCTTATGCGACTTTAATAGCATCAGAAAAAAATAATAAAAATATAATTTACATTGCGCTCAATAAATTGGTTGATGAGTTTAAGCTATTAATGAATAAATCTTGCGAACAAGAATTATTAAAAAACAATCTCTTAATCAGACTAATTCTTTTGAGTAAAGGTTTATCATCTACTCCAGAGAATATAGAGAGAGCGAAAAAAGTCGTTTCTGATAATTCCACTCTCATTCTTGATGGGCTTGACGAAGTTTACAATACTATTCCGAACATAATCATAGCAATATCTCAATTTAAAATTAACCACCCAAAAACGCAACTTATTGTTTCGAGTAGAGATTGTGTCAGTTACTTAAATGAGATAGATTTTCTGGGTATTACACTTCTTCCATTTACCAAAGACCAATTAAATAGATTTATTCGAGGTTGGCTCAAAGATAGTAATAAAGCAGAGCATTTGATTCAGTCGATAAAAAATCGTGAATTATTCGAACATATCAAAACTCCTTTGCTTGCAACAATAACTTGCTCTCTCGTGGAAAAAGGGGTTAATGCACCATCAACTGAAAATGAAATATATTCTGAGCGACTTCGTTTGTTAACAGGGGAATATGATTTACATAAGAATATAGAAAGACAAAAAAATACAGGTGAATTACTTAGAAAGTGCGCCATGAAAATTGCGTATTTTATGCATACTAAAGGACTTAGGTCTTTAACTAAAGATCAAATGTTTATAGGTCTTCAATTAAGTCTCTCTGATATTTATACAAACGAATTGTTAGCAGAATGTTTGGAAGAATTAATAAATCCTTGCAATGTTATTATTCTTGACCATATTACATCCAAATATTCTTTTGGGCATTTCCGATTTCAAGAGCATTTAGCTTCGGTAGAACTTAAAACAAATAGAAATATTGATTTATCAGATTTAGTAAATACTGATTGGTGGAGAGGAGCGTTGGGATTATATTCTCAAGAGAATGATATTTCCTATCTTATAGAAGATACTTATCGTAAACATGGAAGTGTAAGAAAAGCAGAATTTACATTAAAACACATGATTAATAATAGTCCTAAACAACGAAGAAATGGATTGCTAAAACTTTTACAAGACTATATAAAATCTGATGATATGGATTTAACATTTCTGAATGAGATTCAGGATTATGTATACCCTCATCTCATAGATCGATATTGA
- a CDS encoding transposase, giving the protein MELPRTQYSQEFRKESVKFFKESGLTLVEAAKRLSLPRGTLKNWVYAHKRGELAAVGKYQKPLTELELEAIQS; this is encoded by the coding sequence ATGGAATTACCCCGCACACAATATAGTCAGGAATTTCGGAAGGAATCAGTTAAGTTTTTCAAAGAAAGCGGATTGACTCTGGTTGAAGCAGCAAAACGTCTGTCGTTACCCCGGGGGACACTAAAAAACTGGGTTTATGCTCACAAACGAGGAGAACTCGCTGCAGTAGGCAAGTATCAGAAGCCGCTGACTGAACTTGAGTTAGAAGCTATCCAGAGTTAA
- the tnpA gene encoding IS200/IS605 family transposase, translating to MSEYIHKSHNETVLLYHLVFPAKYRRAVFDEAVDGVLRDVCLDLERRYQLKFMEIGTDKDHVHFLVQSVPAYSGTKLVTLIKSITAREVFRLCPHVKKQLWGGEFWTDGYFVSTVGRHGDEDTIRDYVKKHGDVYQQLYEDRQLALF from the coding sequence GTGAGCGAATATATACATAAGAGCCATAATGAAACAGTGCTGCTTTATCATCTGGTGTTTCCGGCGAAATATCGCCGCGCCGTATTTGATGAAGCTGTGGACGGGGTGTTGCGGGATGTCTGTTTAGATCTCGAACGGCGTTACCAGTTGAAATTCATGGAGATTGGTACAGATAAGGATCATGTGCATTTTCTGGTGCAGTCGGTTCCCGCATACAGTGGGACAAAACTGGTGACACTGATCAAGAGTATCACGGCGCGGGAGGTATTTCGCTTATGTCCTCATGTGAAGAAACAGTTGTGGGGCGGGGAATTCTGGACTGATGGTTATTTCGTCAGTACAGTTGGCCGTCATGGCGATGAGGACACAATAAGAGATTACGTTAAAAAGCACGGAGATGTCTATCAGCAGTTATACGAAGACAGACAACTCGCTCTCTTCTGA
- a CDS encoding FitA-like ribbon-helix-helix domain-containing protein has product MSVVTVRNLPEETHRALKLRAAQHGRSTEAEIREILEDAVRPRTRVRIGSELAAFGQSFEGLDFNDTRDQTPTDPAVFE; this is encoded by the coding sequence ATGTCTGTTGTTACTGTTCGCAATTTGCCCGAAGAAACGCATCGCGCGCTTAAGCTGCGTGCTGCTCAGCATGGACGTAGCACCGAAGCTGAAATCCGGGAAATTCTGGAAGATGCAGTGCGTCCTAGGACGCGTGTCAGAATCGGATCTGAACTCGCTGCTTTTGGGCAATCCTTTGAGGGGCTTGATTTTAATGACACTCGTGATCAGACGCCGACTGATCCAGCAGTTTTCGAATGA
- a CDS encoding DNA cytosine methyltransferase: MSGTRIRQKFAKKRSLHEVNEHFSQIFNAIIVPHSNRAKVSNHVNAIRRLTPIECERLQGFPDGWTYGISDSQRYQCCGNAVTVNVIRDIAERLLK, encoded by the coding sequence ATGAGCGGTACGAGAATAAGGCAAAAATTTGCGAAAAAGCGGAGTTTACACGAGGTAAATGAGCATTTTTCGCAAATTTTTAACGCAATTATCGTGCCGCATAGTAACCGTGCAAAGGTCTCTAATCACGTAAATGCGATTCGACGCTTAACCCCAATCGAATGCGAAAGGTTGCAAGGATTTCCCGACGGTTGGACTTACGGTATTAGTGATTCACAACGCTACCAGTGCTGTGGCAATGCTGTAACGGTGAATGTGATCAGAGATATTGCTGAAAGGTTGCTAAAATGA
- a CDS encoding helix-turn-helix domain-containing protein, which translates to MWLCSFTDEKGQCYPSVNRLAECCGLSRKTIIERVKVLIDKGFLTKFHRFIENSQQSNLYQIHL; encoded by the coding sequence ATGTGGTTATGCTCATTCACTGACGAGAAAGGTCAATGCTATCCGAGCGTGAACCGCCTCGCTGAATGTTGCGGACTATCACGCAAAACCATTATCGAAAGAGTCAAAGTTTTAATTGATAAAGGTTTTCTCACCAAATTTCACCGTTTCATCGAAAACTCTCAGCAAAGCAACCTTTACCAAATTCACTTATAG